Part of the Lampris incognitus isolate fLamInc1 chromosome 1, fLamInc1.hap2, whole genome shotgun sequence genome is shown below.
GTGATGCGACTGTCCCTCTGCAGCTCCTCCTGATAGAAGGTTATCAAATCATGTTAGAACGCCGCAGATTTCTATAGTGCGGATCAACCGGTTACTAAATAAAACACTGTGAAAGTGCAATCTTTATGCAACATTTCCATCGTGAGCAAGTGACAATTTACTTTTGTAATTTCACATAGTTGAATTGTAACAAAGTGAATACAGCTGGTTATGTTGTGCTCCTTGTCTCATTTGAAAAGGCTTAATGAATTTGCTTCTCTTAATATGCACTAATTCATCAAGCTAGTCCTGGACAGTTGTACAGGGTTTCTTGCCTTTGGATGAGACATTGTTTTGTGGGGTCTGAGTCGTAATACTCACGTCTATGGTCTTGTCACTGAAGTACTTGATGTACTCTGGGCCCATGTACAGAGGGGGTTTACAGGTCATGACAAAAGCTGTGGAGAACGCAGAGATGCACAAGCATTTTTAAGAGACAATGACTCAAATGTGACTTTCTTCCTCACACATCATTTATAGCATCGCCATGTGAAATACTATGGCCTTCATATGCCTCCCTTGGTTGAAACGAGCCTGTAATCCTGCTACGTTCTCTTTCGTCTGTGACTTCTTTTTTCCATTTGCAAATTGACCACAAAACTTGTCAGGCTAAGAAAATGCAGGAATACATGCGTAACTTGGAGATGTTGTCGATTCTAAGAGTTGATTACTTTGTATAAATCCGCACACAGAAACTTGAATTCCAAGCGATGTTGACGTTGAAGTTATAAAAAGGTACAAAAAGCGCATTTCCCAGTAGTCAAACTTTTTATGACTCTATGACAATATACTTACAATTTGCGGTAACAACTGAATTCTGGTTTGGAGAGTTAAACTGagcatgtgcaaaaaaaaagaagatgggtGTTATAATCCAAAGCAAGGGACACATTCTGATTCTTACAGCCTGAAGGggaattaaataataataataataataataatggattacatttataatgGATTGCATTATGCCGCCTGTGAGCACCAATCCTTCCATGAGTCCCCCCCTTTGTTGGATAGATATTTTGCATGAAATGCGTTTTCAgttacccaatttctcctcgggGATGAAGAAAGTATTCTGATTCAAAGGGAAATGAAATTTCTCTGCCTGAAATCCTCGTTATGCCTCAACAAACAACTGGATTGAAACGATTCAGGTGAAATATTAATGACCAGGGTGATGGCTACGAGACGATAACGGTGATGACGTCAGTGAAGTCAGCATGGCTACTGACCGACGCACAGGGTGAGGTAGAGGATTCCAAGCCGGATGTCCAGGCGAAAGAAGAGGATGACATTGGCCACTTTACTGAAAAGGAAAAGGTTGCCTATATGCTGCTCCAAGGTGACTAAGGAAGGGGGCagtgaaaaagaaagggggggtggCAGAGGAAGAAAACAGGGAGAAGGTGGAGAAGGGAAGGAAAATAGAGTTAACACAAGGTCGTGgggttaaaacaacaacaactgtgtTGCCGCAGTGTTTAGACAACAGAGCTAACCGTGTTGATAGTAAAGCACCTCCTGGACGACAAATGGTTGTGATGGTGTGACTATTTTAGCTGTAAACAAAAACAGTGACTCCGTCATTACATCGGCGGATTCAGACACGACCGTTgccaccaggtgtgtgtgtgtgcgtgtgtgcgtgcgtgtgcgcgcacactTACTGGCTCTCCTATTCTTCATCATCACAATCGCGCTGAGAAACATGAgaatctctacctctctctgaggcaaaaagaaagaaaagacataTACAAAAACTTAGTAATATACGATTCAAGCAGCTGCACACACGCTCAGCCTCCCATATTTAGCACCGCCGCAGTGCAActctaccccaccccacccccatgctCACCCAGTCAAAGTCGCACGAGTTGCCGTCCTCCCGCTGGCTCGCCAGGTGCTCACAGATCCCCGGAGCCTTGCGAACCACGAGGAAGGCGATGGTCATGAGGAAGGAGGCGACGTAATACGGCTTCAGCAGCCATTTGTAAATCTGAGGTAGGTGGTAAAGGAAGGCGAACAGCCCGGTGATCAGGGCCATCTTTCGCTGGCGGCGGTGTGTGAAAATAACTGACAGCCGCAGACCTGCGTATAAGAGCGCAACACGTGAAGGCCAATGCGCCTGCGCgaaaaaaggaggaggggggaagCGCCCGCCTTTGTATTTTGGGCTCGACGGGACGCCGTAGAATTGGCGGGGTTTTCCAAAACGTAAACAAACGGGCTAACGGTAGTGAAACATGGAGGAAAGGGACGAAGTGAACAAGAAATGCGCTACAGACAACGCCTGCACGACGGAAGAAGTGAACGACCAGCCTGACGAGGCTACAGGAGAAACCTCGTCTCAGTTGTCCAGCGCTAAAAGCGCGTCTAAGCAGCCCGGCGCGGCCGCTCAGGTGGGGAGCAGGCTGAAATTATTCAACAAAGTAATGGAGAAGAGCCTGGGGAAATTCATCGACGACGCCAGGTAACCCGCACAGTGTCGCCAGCAGACAGAAGTAAGCGCGTGCACGATGGCTGGCTTTGTCGGACCAGGAGTTTTGACCGAACATGCTTTTACCAGTTTTCACAGATTCACGAACGCGTTCCAGCCGTTATACAAGAAGGACCCTGGGCTGATGAAGAGCATCCATAAGCAGTTCATCATAGACCTGCAGAGAACTGTAAAGGTGCGCAGTGatgattaagaaaaaaaaaaggaaaagcagaCGAGGCTGAATTTGGGTTCTTATTTGAATTTTCCGTTCCACCTTGAAAGTGACGTCATGTCGCCTATAGGGGAACTCTGGTTAGTCGTTTTTCAAAAGACATCCATAATCTATAGCAGTGTAACATTATATGCGACTGAACCGCATGTCCACGTTCCCACCGTCTCTAACCCAGCGTAGTTCTGTGTACGCGCCATGTTTATAtttgtgcggtgtgtgtgtgtgtgtgtgtgtgtgtgtgtgtgtgtgtgtgtgtgtgtgtgtgtgtgtgtccaatttGAAGGCGGACATCGACAGGGTGATCGAAGAGGGACAGTTGCAGGTTAAGTTGGATGATTTGGACAAACTGGAGAGAGCTGCTAACAGCACAGACCCAGCATGGTCTGTAAACAACATCCCTTCTCCCTGCACTACCTTGTGTTTTCTCAGCGAGACACTGATCCACCGGTTATACCCAGTGTCCCAGTAGTAGCATTGTCCCCAATATGCCTCCTTGGACATCCCAGTCTGTCTTCATCTTGGGTGCTAAATAAACTAAGCTAATTTTCAGTGCATTTGACAAGGTGGCTATAAAAGGTTATACATTTCTGTTAACTAAAAAAGCACAGAAAGAACAAGATGGGCTATTGGCTAGCCATGGACAAAATATGCTAGTGGAGTTTCTTTTGTGGGTAGGGTTGCCCATCTACATTATCCTAGAAATGGCATAgtgtatccatccagccatccatcactCACTAACATAAAATGTATATTGTGTTTGTTACAATATCTTAAATTTACTAGTGAATTATTAATCCTGTTAATTTCTCCTTTTCCCCCAAGGCGTCCTACTGGGGTCCCTGAAGAGGACCTGTGCAGTTTTGTGATGCCCTATTACCAAAAGCAGGAGGCCTACCTGCGACGGGAGCTGAAGAAGATCCAAAGGGAGAATGCTGCCCTAGCACAGGGGGTGCAGGCTGGCAGAGAGTGCATTGCTCAGACAGAACTACGCATTGCAACAGCTGCAGATGAGTGGAAGGTGAGAGAAAGACTTAGAAGACAGAGGGTGAAAAGGTTTTTGCTTCATTTTTTAAATTTACTTTATTTGCTATTATTTTCACTTCCAAAGTAGAGCCAGCACTGGATGCTCTTGCTTAAAATAATCTGAATCAAAGCACAAGTTACACTAGATATTTGTTATTACATAAAAGCTCCTTTATAGAATACAGAGGAACTCCCAGCATACGTTTGTTTGAGAATTGCATTTTGAATTTCACTATATTTGCACCAGTTGCATTTCAgaattaaatgttttttttatttcaactTCTCAGTTGCTTATCTG
Proteins encoded:
- the tmx2a gene encoding thioredoxin-related transmembrane protein 2-A, producing MALITGLFAFLYHLPQIYKWLLKPYYVASFLMTIAFLVVRKAPGICEHLASQREDGNSCDFDWREVEILMFLSAIVMMKNRRAITLEQHIGNLFLFSKVANVILFFRLDIRLGILYLTLCVAFVMTCKPPLYMGPEYIKYFSDKTIDEELQRDSRITWIVEFYANWSSECQSFAPVFADLSLKYNCASLRFGKVDVGRYEEVSQRYRVSTSPLAKQLPSLVLFQGGREIMRRPMVDSKGRAVSWTFNEENIIREFNLNELFQKSKKLNKGRGDKEEEQNLSQPAEGSSELQPETIQPDQPKESKKDQ
- the si:dkey-6i22.5 gene encoding polyamine-modulated factor 1; translated protein: MEERDEVNKKCATDNACTTEEVNDQPDEATGETSSQLSSAKSASKQPGAAAQVGSRLKLFNKVMEKSLGKFIDDASFHRFTNAFQPLYKKDPGLMKSIHKQFIIDLQRTVKADIDRVIEEGQLQVKLDDLDKLERAANSTDPAWRPTGVPEEDLCSFVMPYYQKQEAYLRRELKKIQRENAALAQGVQAGRECIAQTELRIATAADEWKESVREYQKLAPSLCPVDTFDV